From a region of the Flavobacterium sediminilitoris genome:
- a CDS encoding DUF493 family protein, which produces MDKKTEDFYLRLKEELANNTLWPSEYLYKFIVPSEGNKTEQVEKAFDKMGAVITTKHSKTGKYTSVSVSVQMKDPQSVIDKYQELSVIEGIISL; this is translated from the coding sequence ATGGACAAGAAAACAGAAGACTTTTATTTGCGTTTAAAAGAAGAATTGGCTAATAATACATTATGGCCGTCAGAATACTTATATAAATTTATTGTGCCTTCAGAAGGGAATAAAACAGAACAAGTTGAAAAGGCATTTGATAAAATGGGCGCAGTAATTACAACAAAACATTCAAAAACGGGAAAATACACTAGTGTTTCAGTAAGTGTTCAAATGAAAGATCCACAAAGTGTCATTGATAAATATCAAGAACTTTCAGTAATTGAAGGTATAATATCATTATAA
- a CDS encoding DUF4290 domain-containing protein, with translation MEVKSEAVSQLEYNSIREQLIIPEYGRHLQKLIDQITVIKDKEERNKAAKYVISVMGSLNPHLRDVPDFQHKLWDQLFIMSDFRLEVDSPYPIPSRDVLNQRPDTLNYPQNFPKYRFYGNNITYMIDVAMKWEEGDMKSALILVIANHMKKCYLSWNKETVEDEVIFNHLLELSDGKINLFKSNEELSNSHNLMKVNKKMSNKSQFNSNNKNSNTKNIHKKKSINPKNQKRK, from the coding sequence ATGGAAGTAAAATCTGAAGCTGTATCACAATTAGAATATAATTCAATAAGAGAACAATTAATTATTCCGGAATATGGGAGACATTTACAAAAATTAATTGATCAAATTACAGTAATTAAAGATAAAGAAGAGCGAAATAAAGCAGCTAAATATGTTATTTCGGTTATGGGGTCTTTAAATCCTCACTTACGAGATGTGCCTGATTTTCAGCACAAGTTATGGGATCAGTTGTTTATAATGTCTGATTTTAGATTAGAAGTAGATTCTCCATATCCAATACCTTCAAGAGATGTTTTAAATCAAAGACCAGATACATTAAATTATCCTCAAAATTTCCCAAAATATCGTTTTTATGGTAATAATATTACGTATATGATAGATGTTGCTATGAAATGGGAAGAAGGAGACATGAAGAGTGCTTTGATATTAGTTATAGCAAATCACATGAAAAAATGTTATTTGAGCTGGAACAAGGAAACAGTTGAAGACGAAGTTATCTTTAATCATTTATTAGAATTATCAGACGGAAAAATTAACTTGTTTAAATCAAATGAGGAACTTTCTAATTCGCATAACCTTATGAAGGTGAATAAGAAAATGTCTAATAAATCTCAATTTAATTCTAATAATAAGAATTCAAATACTAAGAACATTCATAAAAAGAAAAGTATAAATCCTAAAAACCAAAAACGAAAATAA
- a CDS encoding YqgE/AlgH family protein, with the protein MISVLPKKGHLLIAEPSTIGDLSFNRSVVLLAEHNNEGSVGFILNKPLNYSINDLVPEIEAVFKVYNGGPVEQDNLYFIHNVPNIIPNSIEIANGIYWGGDFETTKTLINNGEISKNNIRFFLGYSGWETNQLEKELKENSWIIAENKLKSKLLSKSSQHFWKEKIIEQGGEYVLFSNAPSDPMLN; encoded by the coding sequence ATGATATCAGTTTTACCCAAAAAAGGACATTTGCTGATAGCAGAACCTTCTACGATAGGAGATCTTTCATTTAATCGTTCTGTTGTTTTGCTTGCCGAACATAATAATGAAGGATCTGTAGGCTTTATACTGAATAAGCCTCTAAATTATTCCATCAATGACTTAGTGCCAGAAATTGAAGCTGTATTTAAAGTTTACAATGGAGGGCCTGTTGAGCAAGATAATTTATACTTCATACATAATGTACCTAATATAATACCTAACAGCATTGAAATTGCTAATGGAATTTATTGGGGTGGTGATTTTGAAACCACTAAAACATTAATTAATAATGGTGAAATTTCAAAAAATAACATTCGTTTTTTTCTAGGCTACAGTGGATGGGAAACTAACCAACTTGAAAAAGAGCTTAAAGAAAACTCATGGATAATTGCTGAAAACAAATTAAAAAGCAAACTACTTTCAAAATCTTCTCAACATTTTTGGAAAGAAAAAATAATAGAGCAAGGTGGAGAATATGTGCTTTTCTCAAATGCTCCTTCAGATCCTATGCTTAATTAA
- a CDS encoding HU family DNA-binding protein: MNKSELIDAMAASAGITKAAAKLALESFLSNVEGTLNKGGRVSLVGFGSWSVSKRAARDGRNPQTGKTIKIAAKNVVKFKAGAELDAAVNK; encoded by the coding sequence ATGAACAAATCAGAATTAATCGATGCAATGGCAGCTTCTGCTGGAATTACAAAAGCAGCTGCTAAATTAGCTTTAGAGTCATTTTTAAGCAACGTTGAAGGCACTTTGAACAAAGGTGGAAGAGTTTCATTAGTAGGTTTTGGTTCATGGTCAGTTTCTAAAAGAGCTGCTAGAGACGGAAGAAACCCACAAACTGGTAAAACTATCAAAATTGCTGCTAAAAATGTAGTTAAGTTTAAAGCTGGTGCAGAATTAGACGCGGCAGTAAATAAATAA
- a CDS encoding RecQ family ATP-dependent DNA helicase — MSETLQILQKYWKHENFREPQEEIINSVLKNKDTFALLPTSGGKSVCYQVPAMVKEGICLVISPLIALIKDQVQNLQSRNIKAIALLGGISQNEIIELLDNCQFGNYKFLYLSPERLQQDWIIERLKQLPINLIAIDEAHCVSQWGHDFRPAYLKINLLKAHFKTTPFLALTASATERVQKDIIENLALENPIVFKKSFARENLAYHVINTEDKFHKIKQILTKNPQSSIIYVRNRKSCIEISNQLKALNISSTYFHGGLNIKEKDTNMALWMQNKVQVIVATNAFGMGIDKPDVKTVIHIQLPENLENYYQEAGRAGRNNEKAFGILLIDSNDIKAAKNQFISVLPDKTFLKEVYIKLNNYFQIAYGEGFNETFSFNLNQFCTQYKFPVLKTYNALQFLDRQAIISLQNEFSEKISIQFTTPSKEIIRYMSLNPHSENIITTILRTYSGIFELETQINTSLIAKKANTTEDNVLKVVTNLEKEHYITLQVQNNDSSITFNEVREDALTINRVSKFLEKQNDLKTNQLNSIIHYAKTNACKSKLLLEYFDEKEITECGICSFCISKKNNKSTNSILVEEVFHLLKHSNLTSREIESQLSITTEDTIFAIQILLEKDKIAINNYNQYYLK, encoded by the coding sequence ATGTCTGAAACTTTACAAATTCTTCAAAAGTACTGGAAACACGAAAATTTTAGAGAACCGCAAGAAGAAATCATAAATTCTGTTTTAAAAAATAAGGATACATTTGCATTACTTCCTACAAGCGGTGGAAAATCTGTTTGTTATCAAGTTCCTGCAATGGTAAAAGAAGGCATTTGTCTTGTTATTTCTCCATTAATTGCTCTTATAAAAGATCAGGTTCAGAATTTGCAAAGCAGAAACATTAAGGCAATTGCACTTTTAGGTGGTATTTCCCAAAATGAAATTATAGAATTATTAGACAATTGCCAGTTTGGAAATTACAAATTTCTATACCTTTCACCTGAAAGATTACAACAAGACTGGATTATTGAAAGACTAAAACAATTGCCTATAAACTTAATTGCCATTGATGAAGCACACTGTGTAAGTCAATGGGGACATGATTTTAGACCGGCATATTTAAAAATAAATTTACTTAAAGCACATTTCAAAACAACTCCATTTCTTGCTTTAACTGCTTCTGCTACAGAACGTGTTCAAAAAGATATAATAGAAAATCTCGCATTAGAAAATCCAATTGTTTTCAAAAAGTCTTTTGCCAGAGAAAACCTAGCTTATCATGTAATTAATACTGAAGATAAATTTCATAAGATAAAGCAGATTCTTACAAAAAATCCTCAATCGAGTATCATCTATGTTCGAAATAGAAAATCATGCATTGAAATATCAAACCAACTAAAAGCATTAAACATTTCTAGCACATATTTTCATGGAGGATTAAATATAAAAGAAAAAGACACAAACATGGCACTTTGGATGCAAAACAAAGTTCAAGTTATAGTAGCAACAAATGCATTTGGAATGGGAATTGACAAACCCGATGTTAAAACAGTAATTCATATACAATTACCTGAAAACTTAGAAAATTATTATCAAGAAGCTGGTAGAGCTGGTCGAAATAACGAAAAAGCATTTGGAATTCTTTTAATTGATTCAAACGACATCAAAGCAGCTAAAAATCAATTTATTTCTGTTCTTCCCGACAAAACTTTCTTAAAAGAAGTATACATTAAACTAAACAATTATTTTCAAATTGCTTATGGAGAAGGCTTTAACGAAACCTTTTCTTTTAATCTAAATCAGTTTTGTACACAATATAAATTTCCTGTTCTAAAAACATATAATGCTCTTCAATTTTTAGACAGACAAGCTATTATTTCACTTCAAAATGAATTCTCTGAAAAAATCAGCATCCAATTCACAACTCCAAGTAAAGAAATAATACGCTATATGAGTTTAAATCCTCATTCAGAAAACATTATCACAACCATACTAAGAACTTATTCTGGAATTTTCGAATTAGAGACACAAATAAACACTTCTCTCATTGCAAAAAAAGCAAATACTACAGAAGACAACGTCTTAAAAGTGGTTACCAATTTAGAAAAAGAACACTACATTACTCTTCAAGTTCAAAATAATGACAGTAGTATAACATTTAATGAGGTAAGAGAAGATGCCTTAACCATTAACAGAGTTTCTAAATTTTTAGAAAAACAGAATGATTTAAAAACAAATCAATTAAACAGTATCATTCATTATGCAAAAACGAATGCTTGTAAAAGTAAATTACTCTTAGAATATTTTGATGAAAAAGAGATAACCGAATGTGGGATTTGTTCATTCTGCATTTCTAAAAAAAACAATAAGAGTACAAATTCTATACTAGTTGAAGAAGTTTTTCATTTATTAAAACATTCAAACTTAACTTCAAGAGAAATAGAAAGTCAACTTTCAATAACAACAGAAGATACTATCTTTGCCATTCAAATCCTTCTTGAGAAGGATAAAATAGCTATCAATAACTACAATCAATATTACTTAAAATAA
- a CDS encoding START-like domain-containing protein: MEVKVKYELEFPFHASPSLLYQYISTPSGLSEWFADNVNSRGELFTFIWDDSEEKAKLMAKRTGERVKFRWLDEDDNDTEYYFEIKIMEDDITKDVSLVVVDFAEEDEIEEAKLLWENQISDLKHVLGSV, encoded by the coding sequence ATGGAAGTAAAAGTAAAATACGAATTAGAATTCCCTTTTCATGCCTCACCATCGCTATTATATCAATATATTTCTACGCCTTCAGGATTGTCTGAATGGTTTGCTGATAATGTAAATTCTAGAGGAGAACTTTTTACGTTTATTTGGGATGACTCAGAAGAAAAAGCGAAGTTAATGGCTAAAAGAACAGGTGAACGAGTTAAGTTTAGATGGCTGGATGAAGATGATAATGACACGGAATATTATTTTGAGATAAAAATAATGGAAGACGATATAACAAAAGATGTATCACTTGTTGTTGTGGATTTTGCAGAAGAAGACGAAATTGAAGAAGCTAAGCTGTTATGGGAAAATCAAATTTCTGATTTAAAACATGTGTTAGGCTCTGTTTAA
- a CDS encoding aminotransferase class IV, which yields MVNFNGNIQETSTVNIESNRGFLFGDAVFETVKVLNNKVLFLEDHYFRFMASMRIFRMEIPMNFTMEFFEEQILLLINADENKKSAYRVRFSVYRKGDGFYLPKTNDVEFVVTFSSLNEDLYVIENQSYEVELYKDAYVTKQLFSTLKSNNKIIQVAGSIFAFENDYDNCLLLNEEKNVIEALQGNIFMVMNNVLITPPVVDGCLNGIMRKQILALAKKVEGLEVVEKSISPFDLQKADELFVTNVIKGIQPITKYRKKEFTVKTATMLLTRLNAQIRLN from the coding sequence ATGGTAAATTTTAATGGAAATATACAGGAAACAAGTACTGTAAATATTGAGAGTAATAGAGGTTTTTTATTTGGAGATGCTGTTTTTGAAACAGTTAAGGTGTTAAATAATAAGGTTTTATTTTTAGAAGATCATTATTTTAGATTCATGGCTTCTATGCGTATTTTTAGAATGGAAATTCCAATGAACTTTACCATGGAGTTTTTTGAAGAACAAATTTTATTGTTGATTAATGCTGATGAAAACAAAAAATCAGCTTATAGAGTACGATTTTCTGTTTATCGTAAAGGAGATGGATTTTATTTACCAAAGACAAATGACGTTGAGTTTGTTGTAACTTTTTCTTCTTTAAATGAAGATTTATATGTTATAGAGAATCAATCTTATGAAGTGGAGCTTTATAAAGATGCTTATGTAACAAAACAATTGTTTTCCACTTTGAAATCTAATAACAAAATAATACAAGTTGCAGGAAGTATTTTTGCTTTTGAAAATGACTATGATAATTGTCTTCTTTTAAATGAGGAAAAGAATGTTATTGAAGCATTGCAAGGGAATATTTTTATGGTGATGAATAATGTTTTAATTACTCCTCCAGTTGTAGATGGGTGTTTAAACGGAATAATGAGAAAGCAAATCTTAGCTTTGGCAAAGAAAGTTGAAGGTTTGGAAGTAGTTGAAAAATCGATTTCTCCTTTTGATTTACAAAAAGCAGATGAGTTGTTTGTAACGAATGTAATAAAAGGAATTCAACCCATTACTAAATATAGAAAAAAAGAGTTTACTGTAAAAACAGCGACTATGTTGCTGACGAGATTAAATGCTCAGATTCGACTTAATTAA
- the fmt gene encoding methionyl-tRNA formyltransferase — protein MEKLKIVFMGTPDFAVGILDTIYKNNYDIVGVITAPDKPAGRGQKVSMSAVKQYALEKNLHLLQPTNLKADDFLTELKSLEANLQVVVAFRMLPEVVWKMPKLGTFNLHASLLPQYRGAAPINWAIINGETKTGVTTFFIDDKIDTGAMILHKETHISEKETVGELHDRLMNIGCEAVIETLELITKGKVETTIQKDTEEIKTAYKLNKENCKIDWTKNGNEIYNQIRGLNPYPAAWTYIKDENQEWNVKLYDVSFEKTDHNFSIGQVIATKKEIKIATNDGFIHIYNLQFPAKRKMTSQELLNGIQLSHNSIAL, from the coding sequence ATGGAAAAATTAAAAATCGTCTTTATGGGAACACCAGACTTTGCTGTTGGTATTCTCGACACTATATATAAAAACAATTATGATATCGTAGGAGTTATAACCGCACCAGACAAACCAGCAGGAAGAGGTCAAAAAGTAAGTATGAGTGCAGTGAAACAATATGCTCTTGAAAAAAATCTTCATTTACTTCAACCAACTAATCTAAAAGCAGATGACTTTTTAACGGAATTAAAAAGTTTAGAAGCAAACTTACAAGTAGTTGTCGCTTTTAGAATGCTACCAGAAGTGGTTTGGAAAATGCCAAAACTAGGAACATTTAATTTACATGCTTCACTATTACCACAATATAGAGGAGCTGCTCCAATTAACTGGGCTATTATAAATGGGGAAACCAAAACAGGCGTTACCACATTCTTTATTGATGATAAAATTGATACTGGAGCTATGATTCTTCATAAAGAAACACATATAAGCGAAAAAGAAACTGTTGGAGAACTACATGACAGACTTATGAATATTGGTTGTGAAGCCGTAATTGAAACATTAGAATTAATTACAAAAGGAAAAGTGGAGACAACTATTCAAAAAGACACTGAAGAGATTAAAACCGCTTATAAACTCAATAAAGAAAATTGCAAAATTGATTGGACAAAGAACGGAAATGAAATTTACAATCAAATTAGAGGGTTAAATCCATATCCAGCAGCATGGACCTATATAAAAGATGAAAATCAAGAATGGAATGTTAAACTATATGATGTTAGTTTTGAAAAAACAGATCACAATTTTAGTATCGGACAGGTAATCGCTACAAAAAAAGAAATTAAAATTGCTACAAATGATGGTTTCATCCATATTTACAATTTACAATTTCCTGCAAAACGAAAAATGACATCTCAAGAACTTTTAAACGGAATTCAATTAAGTCATAATTCAATTGCGCTATAA
- the murA gene encoding UDP-N-acetylglucosamine 1-carboxyvinyltransferase, translated as MGTFQIEGGKALKGEITPQGAKNEALQVLCTVLLTTEKVTITNIPDIIDVNKLITLLGNLGVKIKKNGHGSYTFQADEVNVGYLETEAFKKEGGSLRGSIMIVGPLLARFGKGYIPKPGGDKIGRRRLDTHFEGFINLGAKFRYNREDHFYGVETTERLKGTYMLLDEASVTGTANIVMAAVLAEGITTIYNAACEPYLQQLCTMLNSMGAKITGVGSNKLIIEGVDQLGGCEHRILPDMIEIGSWIGLAAMTRSEITIKDVSWDNLGQIPNVFRKLGITIERRGDDIFIPAHKDGYQIKTDIDGSILTIADAPWPGFTPDLLSIVLVVATQAKGEVLIHQKMFESRLFFVDKLIDMGAKIILCDPHRAIVIGHNFQSQLKATTMTSPDIRAGVSLLIAALSAKGTSTIQNIEQIDRGYERIGERLTAIGANIVRV; from the coding sequence ATGGGAACATTCCAAATAGAAGGCGGAAAAGCACTTAAAGGAGAAATTACACCTCAAGGAGCAAAAAATGAAGCATTACAAGTATTGTGCACTGTTTTATTAACCACCGAAAAAGTTACGATTACTAATATTCCAGATATTATTGATGTAAATAAATTGATTACATTATTAGGGAATTTAGGTGTTAAAATTAAAAAGAATGGACATGGTTCTTATACTTTCCAAGCAGATGAAGTTAATGTAGGGTATTTAGAAACAGAAGCTTTTAAAAAAGAAGGAGGATCATTGAGAGGTTCAATCATGATTGTAGGACCTTTGTTAGCTCGTTTTGGAAAAGGATATATTCCAAAACCAGGAGGAGATAAAATAGGAAGAAGGAGATTAGATACTCATTTTGAAGGGTTTATTAATTTAGGAGCTAAATTTAGATACAATAGAGAAGATCACTTTTACGGTGTTGAAACGACAGAAAGATTGAAAGGTACTTATATGTTACTTGATGAAGCATCAGTTACAGGTACTGCAAATATTGTTATGGCGGCTGTCTTAGCAGAAGGAATAACCACAATTTATAATGCTGCTTGTGAACCTTACTTACAGCAATTGTGTACAATGCTAAATTCAATGGGAGCTAAAATAACTGGAGTTGGCTCTAATAAATTAATTATTGAAGGAGTAGATCAACTAGGAGGTTGTGAGCATAGAATTTTACCTGATATGATTGAAATCGGTTCTTGGATAGGTCTTGCAGCTATGACAAGAAGTGAAATAACAATAAAAGATGTAAGTTGGGATAACCTAGGACAAATACCAAATGTATTTAGAAAACTAGGAATTACAATTGAAAGAAGAGGAGATGATATTTTTATTCCAGCTCACAAAGATGGATATCAAATTAAAACAGATATTGATGGCTCAATATTAACTATTGCCGATGCTCCATGGCCTGGTTTTACACCTGATTTATTAAGTATCGTTTTGGTTGTAGCTACACAAGCAAAAGGAGAAGTTTTAATTCATCAAAAAATGTTTGAAAGTCGTTTGTTCTTTGTAGATAAACTAATTGATATGGGAGCAAAAATTATACTTTGTGATCCACATAGAGCCATTGTTATTGGTCATAACTTTCAGTCTCAATTAAAAGCTACAACAATGACTTCTCCAGATATTAGAGCAGGAGTTTCATTATTAATTGCAGCTCTTTCTGCTAAAGGAAC
- a CDS encoding AAA family ATPase: protein MNKEIIVLIGGPSSGKTTLINALIEKGHICYPEISRDVIKEAQKQGIEQLFLEKPLLFSELLLEGRIKQFNQAIKEEENTIFIDRGLPDVLAYMHYIGDSYPESFHKACAEHKYTKVFLLPPWKEIYVSDTERYETYEQATLLHKHLKETYTSFGYDLIEVPKGSVETRVDFVMKHISK from the coding sequence ATGAATAAAGAAATAATAGTTTTAATAGGTGGACCAAGTTCTGGAAAAACAACTTTAATTAACGCATTAATTGAAAAAGGGCATATATGTTATCCTGAAATTTCAAGAGATGTAATTAAAGAAGCTCAAAAACAAGGAATTGAACAACTATTTCTAGAAAAACCATTACTATTTAGCGAACTTTTATTAGAAGGACGAATAAAACAATTCAATCAAGCTATAAAAGAAGAAGAAAATACTATTTTCATAGATAGAGGTTTGCCCGACGTTTTGGCTTATATGCATTATATTGGTGATAGCTATCCAGAATCTTTTCACAAAGCTTGTGCTGAACATAAATACACTAAAGTTTTTCTATTACCTCCATGGAAAGAAATATATGTAAGTGATACTGAAAGATATGAAACTTATGAACAGGCTACTTTACTTCATAAACACTTAAAAGAAACGTATACTAGTTTTGGATATGATTTAATTGAAGTTCCAAAAGGTTCAGTAGAAACTAGAGTTGACTTTGTAATGAAACATATTTCTAAATAG